One Triticum dicoccoides isolate Atlit2015 ecotype Zavitan chromosome 5B, WEW_v2.0, whole genome shotgun sequence genomic window carries:
- the LOC119312189 gene encoding CASP-like protein 1U3, producing the protein MPCDGDDKESKGGLNAVNIAARVAAMGLAVASAALMVTASQCTVVLPNGAEAHTVTYSDFGPFVYLVVANAIAAVMVGVAIFLSVWKKGSGKCSRVLVPLLDVAAPALLYSATGAAFATSEYMSYCSPGRGRISVCDGTVRGTNNFCSQVHMAMYISLAAAGAVSAAELVKNLTLSSLSFGSSGSDSSSDAGCEHGCHHKH; encoded by the exons ATGCCTTGCGACGGCGATGACAAGGAGTCGAAAGGCGGCCTGAACGCGGTCAacatcgccgcccgcgtcgccgccaTGGGGCTCGCCGTGGCGTCGGCGGCTCTCATGGTCACGGCCAGCCAGTGCACCGTCGTCCTCCCGAACGGCGCCGAGGCACACACCGTCACTTACAGCGACTTCGGCCCGTTTGT GTACCTGGTGGTGGCGAACGCCATTGCGGCGGTCATGGTGGGGGTGGCCATCTTCCTGAGCGTGTGGAAGAAGGGCAGCGGCAAGTGCTCCAGGGTGCTCGTGCCGCTCCTCGACGTCGCCGCGCCGGCGCTGCTCTACTCGGCGACCGGCGCCGCCTTCGCCACCAGCGAGTACATGTCCTACTGCTCACCCGGCCGCGGGCGCATCAGCGTCTGCGATGGCACCGTCCGGGGCACAAATAACTTCTGCAGCCAGGTGCATATGGCCATGTACATCTCGCTGGCCGCAGCCGGCGCCGTGTCGGCCGCCGAGCTGGTGAAGAACCTGACTCTATCGTCGCTGTCCTTCGGCAGCTCCGGGTCGGACTCCAGCTCGGACGCCGGCTGCGAGCATGGGTGCCACCACAAGCATTAG